A genomic stretch from Bradyrhizobium quebecense includes:
- the treS gene encoding maltose alpha-D-glucosyltransferase — MNVFSSVNSQEKVATETADQLWYKDAIIYQLHVKAFADSNNDGIGDFAGLTEKLGYLQELGVTTLWLLPFYPSPGRDDGYDIGDYGDINPDFGTMKDFKRFIQEAKKRGLRVITELVINHTSDQHAWFKRARRSPPNSSARSWYVWSDTDQKYLDTRIIFTDTEKSNWTWDPEAGQFYWHRFFSHQPDLNFDNPRVVRAIVQVMKRWLDTGVDGFRLDAIPYLCERDGTNNENLPETHAIIKRLRQELDAYAKGKILLAEANQWPEDVQEYFGHGDECHMAYHFPLMPRIYMAIAQEDRFPITDILRQTPDIPAAAQWALFLRNHDELTLEMVTDVERDYLWSTYANDPRARINVGIRRRLAPLMDNDRRKIELMNSLLLSFPGTPIIYYGDEIGMGDNIYLGDRNGVRTPMQWSPDRNGGFSRADPARLYAPMIMDPVYGYEAVNVEAQSRSLSSLLSATKRLIAVRKSTLAFGRGTMTFIRPENRSVLAYVRQYQGEAILCVANLSRSAQATELDLSAFKDRIPLEMLGRTRFPAIGELPYMITLAPYGFYWFQLQERDKSEPVKPRAVPEFETLVVPLGSTWTSLARERGVFEHDVLPGHLARSRWYPEHSAKAIQPTLVSAIPFCDIGDNRPWLIFFETTERGTTSRYVLPMQIEWVRFDRERYNPRAFAAIRQGAREGTLLDVATDQIFTGLFLRNLRENLTVDEGEQGLKLEFRPTSRFSDRPVRQPERIRVFENDQPHSTALVDNEYVTKIYRKLEVGINPEIEMGRFLTEVVNFPNTPALLGTSELVEGDNRSAIAVLHAMVVNQGDLWTVAAAHLDRLVERQRLLAASENPDENGDHATYLRHLSHGGKRLAELHIALAGNRDLPDFAPEPTRPEDLQRWSDEIMARAERVFDTLKQRRGSLKEADRLLADQLQAQHDMLPERLKALLPRETDGLSIRHHGDLHLGQLLVVRDDVFIIDFDGGPGRTIAERRRKAPAARDVAGLIRSIDYAATVALERALKVAPDESGRLSLALADWRDQAADALLAAYRETMAGQRLWPADARAADRLLNFFLLEKAFYEIEYELANRPDWLRVPLTGLLRLLAQQPHEVA; from the coding sequence ATGAACGTATTCTCCTCCGTCAATAGCCAGGAGAAGGTCGCGACCGAGACCGCGGACCAGCTGTGGTACAAGGACGCCATCATCTACCAGCTGCACGTCAAGGCGTTCGCCGACAGCAACAATGACGGCATCGGCGACTTCGCAGGCCTGACCGAGAAACTCGGCTATCTGCAGGAGCTCGGCGTCACCACGCTGTGGCTGCTGCCGTTCTATCCCTCGCCCGGCCGGGACGACGGCTACGACATCGGCGACTATGGCGACATCAATCCCGATTTCGGGACGATGAAGGACTTCAAGCGCTTCATCCAGGAAGCCAAGAAGCGCGGCTTGCGCGTCATCACCGAGCTCGTCATCAACCATACCTCGGACCAGCACGCCTGGTTCAAGCGCGCGCGCCGCAGCCCGCCGAATTCGAGCGCGCGCAGCTGGTACGTCTGGAGCGACACCGACCAGAAATACCTCGATACAAGGATCATCTTCACCGACACGGAGAAGTCGAACTGGACCTGGGATCCGGAAGCCGGCCAGTTTTACTGGCACCGCTTCTTCTCGCACCAGCCGGACTTGAACTTCGACAATCCGCGCGTGGTGCGCGCCATCGTGCAGGTGATGAAGCGCTGGCTCGATACCGGCGTCGACGGTTTCCGGCTCGATGCCATTCCCTATCTGTGCGAGCGCGACGGCACCAACAACGAGAACCTGCCGGAGACGCATGCCATCATCAAACGGCTGCGCCAGGAACTCGACGCCTATGCCAAGGGCAAGATCCTGCTGGCCGAAGCCAATCAATGGCCGGAGGACGTGCAGGAATATTTCGGCCATGGCGACGAATGCCACATGGCCTATCACTTCCCGCTGATGCCGCGCATCTACATGGCGATCGCGCAGGAAGACCGCTTTCCGATCACCGACATCCTCAGGCAGACGCCCGACATTCCGGCAGCCGCCCAGTGGGCGCTGTTCCTGCGCAATCACGACGAGCTGACCCTGGAAATGGTCACCGACGTCGAGCGCGACTATCTGTGGTCGACCTATGCCAACGACCCGCGCGCCCGCATCAATGTCGGCATCCGCCGCCGCCTTGCGCCGCTGATGGACAACGACCGGCGCAAGATCGAGCTGATGAACTCGCTCTTGCTGTCGTTTCCCGGCACGCCGATCATCTACTACGGCGACGAGATCGGCATGGGCGACAACATCTATCTCGGCGACCGCAACGGCGTGCGGACGCCGATGCAATGGTCGCCGGACCGCAACGGCGGCTTCTCGCGCGCCGACCCGGCGCGGCTCTACGCACCGATGATCATGGACCCGGTCTACGGCTATGAGGCCGTCAATGTCGAGGCGCAATCGCGCAGCCTGTCGTCGCTGCTGTCGGCGACAAAGCGGCTGATCGCGGTGCGCAAGTCGACGCTTGCCTTCGGGCGCGGCACCATGACCTTCATCCGCCCCGAGAACCGCTCGGTGCTCGCCTATGTCAGGCAGTACCAGGGCGAGGCAATCCTGTGCGTCGCCAATTTGTCGCGCTCGGCGCAGGCCACCGAACTCGACCTCTCCGCCTTCAAGGACCGCATTCCGCTCGAGATGCTCGGACGCACGCGCTTCCCGGCGATCGGCGAGCTGCCGTACATGATCACGCTGGCGCCCTACGGCTTCTACTGGTTCCAGCTGCAGGAGCGCGACAAGTCCGAGCCGGTGAAGCCGCGGGCGGTGCCGGAGTTCGAGACGCTGGTCGTGCCGCTCGGTTCGACCTGGACGTCGCTGGCGCGGGAGCGCGGCGTGTTCGAGCACGACGTGCTGCCCGGCCATCTCGCCCGCTCGCGCTGGTACCCGGAGCATTCCGCGAAAGCGATCCAGCCGACGCTGGTGTCCGCGATCCCGTTCTGCGACATCGGTGACAACCGGCCCTGGCTGATCTTCTTCGAAACCACGGAGCGCGGCACCACCAGCCGCTACGTGCTGCCGATGCAGATCGAATGGGTGCGCTTCGACCGCGAGCGCTACAACCCGCGCGCCTTTGCCGCGATCCGTCAGGGCGCGCGCGAGGGCACGCTGCTCGATGTCGCCACCGACCAGATCTTCACCGGCCTGTTCCTGCGCAATCTCAGGGAAAACCTCACGGTCGACGAGGGCGAACAGGGCCTGAAGCTCGAATTCCGGCCGACCAGCCGCTTCTCCGACCGCCCGGTCCGGCAGCCCGAGCGGATCCGCGTCTTCGAGAACGATCAGCCGCATTCGACCGCGCTGGTCGACAACGAATATGTCACCAAGATCTACCGGAAGCTCGAGGTCGGCATCAATCCGGAGATCGAGATGGGCCGCTTCCTCACCGAAGTGGTCAATTTCCCCAACACACCGGCATTGCTCGGCACTTCGGAACTGGTGGAGGGTGACAATCGCAGCGCGATCGCGGTGCTGCACGCCATGGTGGTCAACCAGGGCGACCTCTGGACCGTGGCCGCTGCGCACCTCGATCGCCTCGTCGAGCGGCAGCGCCTGCTGGCAGCGAGCGAAAATCCCGATGAGAACGGCGATCATGCGACTTATCTGCGCCATCTGTCGCACGGCGGAAAACGTCTCGCCGAGCTGCACATCGCGCTCGCCGGCAACCGCGACCTGCCGGATTTCGCGCCCGAACCGACCAGGCCCGAAGACCTGCAGCGCTGGAGCGACGAGATCATGGCGCGCGCCGAACGCGTGTTCGACACGCTGAAGCAGCGGCGCGGCTCCCTGAAAGAGGCCGACCGGCTGCTGGCCGATCAGTTGCAGGCCCAGCACGACATGCTGCCGGAGCGGCTCAAGGCCCTGCTGCCACGTGAGACCGACGGGCTCAGCATCCGCCATCACGGCGACCTGCATCTCGGCCAGTTGCTCGTCGTCAGGGACGACGTCTTCATCATCGATTTCGACGGCGGACCAGGCCGCACCATCGCCGAGCGGCGCCGCAAGGCGCCGGCGGCGCGCGACGTCGCCGGGCTGATCCGCTCGATCGATTACGCGGCGACTGTCGCGCTGGAACGGGCCCTCAAGGTCGCGCCCGACGAGAGCGGCAGGCTGAGCCTCGCTTTGGCCGATTGGCGCGACCAGGCCGCGGATGCCCTGCTGGCGGCCTATCGCGAGACCATGGCCGGCCAGCGGCTGTGGCCCGCCGACGCCAGGGCGGCCGATCGCCTGCTCAACTTTTTCCTGCTTGAGAAAGCCTTCTACGAGATCGAGTATGAGCTGGCCAACCGGCCGGATTGGCTCCGCGTCCCACTGACTGGCCTGTTGAGACTCCTGGCCCAACAGCCGCATGAGGTTGCATGA